The genomic segment CAAGTTGTCCGGTGACATGCGTCTGCGCGGAGAGGGCGATTTCTTTGGCGACGACAACCAGGAGTTCAGTTACATCGACTGGCCGGCGGTCAACAAGGACGACAGCTTCACCGATTTGGGCCCCAACGCCTACTTCAACACCACCCATGACCGCGAGCGCTACCGCATGCGCATGCGGCTTGCCCTGGAAGCCCAGATCGCCGACAACTTCAAGGCGGGCGTGCGCTTGGCCACCAGCAACGACCGCAGCCCGATTTCCGTCAACCAGACCCTGGGTCAGTACGGCCGGCAATACGAACTGGCCCTGGACCGTGCTTTCGTGGAGTACGACCACATCACCGAGGACAAGACCAACTGGTTCACCGTGTGGGGCGGGCGCTTCGGCAATCCCTGGCTGGCCACGGACAACGTGTTCGATTCCGACCTGAGCTTCGAAGGACTGGCCGGCACATTCCGGCTGCCCATTGGCGAGCAGATCCCCCTCAAGAACGATTATTTCAGATCGGGCCCGCAGTTCCGTCAGATCAATTACGGCGTCACCCAGCCCAACAGTCTTTTCCTGACAGTGGGCGCGTTTCCGCTGCAGGAGGTGCAACTCAGCTCCCACGACAAATGGTTCTGGGGTGTGCAGACCGGCGCAGATTGGCAATTCCAGGACCAGTCGCGCCTGAAGGCGGGCATCGCCTACTATGACTACCGCAATACCCAGGCGCAGCCGCGCCAGTTCAACTCGGACGTGGATACCGACTGGACGGCGCCCGAGTTCTTCACCAAGGGCAATACGCTGATGGCCATCCGCAATGGGGCCAACGACCCCTTCGGCTGTGCCAACGATATTTGCCGGGTGGGCCTGGCGTCCAATTTCCAATTGCTCAACATCACGGCGACGTATGACTTTGTTCGCTTCGACCCCATTCACCTGAGCCTGACGGCGGAGTACACCAAGAACCTGGGTTTCGACGAGCAGCAGATCCTGCAGCGGGCCGCACCGGTGGGAGGGCTGGCCGGCATCGTCAACTATGGCGATCTAAAGCCGCGCACCAACGCCTTCCAGGTGCGCTTCGACGTGGGTTATCCGGAAATGAAGAAGCTAAACGACTGGGGCATGTTCCTGGCGTACAAGTATCTCGAGCGTGATGCTGTGCTGGATGCCTTCACCGACTCCAATTTCCACCTTGCCGGCACCGATGCGCAGGGCTGGATCTTCGGCGCCAGCTATGGCCTGCTGACCAACACCTGGCTAACCGCCCGCTGGATGTCGACCTCGTCCATCGATGGCCCGCCGCTGGATGTGGACCTGCTGCTGGTGGACCTGAATGCCCGCTTCTGAGCTAGGGGGAGTACCGCACGTGTCTAGCGTAACTGCCGCAACTCGATGGTGGAGTGGGACTACCGGGTTCATTCGAATTTTCGGGTTTATGGTGCTTTTCACCCTGCTTCCGGAAGCAGGCTTCGCGGAGGCTAAGAAGCCCGACGCCTCTGCCCAGGCCCTGCGCAAGGCGCAAGGCATGCTGCGGGACCTGACGGCAACGGTCACTAGCCTGCAGGCCGAGAAAGCCGCCTTGCAGGAACAGGTGGACAAGCTCAATGGCCAGGTCAAGGACCTGGAAGGCCTGCAAGACCAGGTGCGGCAGCAGAAAGCGGCGATCGACGGTTTGCACAGCAACAATGAGCAGTTGCAGGGCCGTCTGGGTTCCGAAGCCAGGCGCTTCGAGTCCCTGAGTGGCAAGCTGAGGGCAACCCAGCAGGAACTGGGTCGATTTCGCCAGGACAACGCCCTTCTGGTGCAAGCGGTCAACGAACGCAGCCAGTGGATCAAGGCCTGCGGGGACAAGAACGCGCAGATGCTGAGCGCCAACAAGGAATTGATGGAGAAATACAAGGACAAGGGAATCTGGACCGTGCTGAAGGATGAGCCTTTCACGGGCTTTGCTTCGGTGGCCGAAGAAAATGCGGCACAGGATTTCCGCTTCAAGCTGGAGGATCTCAAGGTGACGCCTTGGCGTGAGCCGGAGAGCCAGTCTCGAGGGAAAGCGGAACAGGAACCCTCACCGGCTGAGGAAGCCGCCGCCGAGGACGACGGGGAATAGTTGAAAGCAGCCGCCCGCAAGGGCCGGCTTGTTTTATTTCCATAGTTCGATAATATTCGAAATATGGAAACGAGAACCGCCGTACGATCCCTCACCGCCCTGGCGCAGGAAACCCGTCTCGCCATTTTTCGCCTGCTGGTCCAGGCAGGGCCCGAAGGGCTTGCCGCGGGCAAAATCAGCGAGAGCCTTGGGCTCGTTCCCTCCTCACTGTCCTTCCATTTAAAGGAACTGGCCCGCGCGGATCTGGTGTCGGTGCGGCAGGAAGGCCGCTTTCTGTATTACGCCGCCGACTTCCAGGCTATGAACGCCCTGCTTGCTTACCTCACGGAAAACTGCTGCGGAGGTCAGCCCTGCGAAGCAAGCGCGGTGTCCACCTGTTGCCCCGACGAAGAGGTTCTGACATGAACGACCGGGTTTTCAATGTGCTGTTCCTCTGTACCGGCAATTCCGCCCGCAGCATCCTGGCTGAGGCCGCCGCGCCAGAGGAGGAGTTGCAACTGGCGTTTTCTCGCGCCTTCGTCCTGCTGGAAAGGCGCATCAGCCTGTTTGTCAGCTTGAACCACGCCAGTCTCGAACGCCTCGCTTTGCAGCGACAGGTTCGCGAGATTGGCAGCATATGAATACCCAAGCACTGCCGTATTGGCTCCAAAAACGAGATATTGCCATGAAAAAACTTGAAATTTTTGACCCTGCCTTGTGCTGCTCCACCGGTGTTTGCGGCACCGAAGTCGATCAGAGTCTGGTGAACTTCGCTGCCGACGTGGACTGGGCGAAGCAGAACGGCGCCTCGATCGATCGCTACAACCTGGCTCAGCAACCCCTGGCCTTTGCGGAAAACGCCGTGGTCAAAAGCTACCTCGAACGGTCTGGCCCGGAGGGCCTGCCGCTGGTGCTTCTGGACGGCGAGGTGGCGCTTGCGGGCCGCTATCCCAATCGCGGCGAACTGGCGCGCTGGGCAGGCATCGAGCCGCCAGCGACGGAAGCGCTCACGGGCGGCGGTTGTTGCAAGGGCAGCCGCTGCTGCTGATCCGGACGTCCAGCCATGCGATTCTTGGATGCGCCGCCACGTTACCTGTTCTTCACCGGCAAGGGCGGGGTCGGCAAGACCTCCATAGCCTGTGCCACAGCGATTCGGCTCGCGGAGACCGGCAAGTGCGTACTGCTGGTCAGCACCGACCCGGCCTCCAACGTGGGGCAGGTGTTCGGCGCCAGCATCGGCCCGGTCATCTGCCCCATAGAGGCCGTCAAGGGGCTGGATGCGCTGGAAATCGACCCTCAGGCGGCGGCCCAGGGCTATCGTGATCGCATTGTCGGTCCGGTGCGGGGTCTCCTACCCGAGTCAGTGGTACGGGGCATCGAGGAGCAACTCTCCGGTGCCTGTACCACAGAGATTGCGGCATTCGACGAGTTTACCGAGCTTTTGACCGACTCGGAGCGGGTGGCGGGCTATGAACATATCGTGTTCGACACCGCGCCTACAGGGCATACCATTCGCCTGCTGCAGCTTCCGGGCGCGTGGAGCGGCTTCCTGGAGGAAGGCAAGGGCGATGCTTCCTGCCTCGGTCCTCTCGCCGGGCTGGAAAAGCAACGCACACAGTACAAGGCGGCGCTGGGAGCTCTGGCCGACCGCAGCCGCACACGCTTGATCCTGGTGGCGCGCGCGCAGCGCGCAAGCCTTGGCGAAGTGGCGCGCACTCACGAAGAACTGGCGGCCATCGGTCTTCGCGAGCAGTTTCTGGTGATCAATGGCATCCTCCCCGCCAGCGAGGCGGAGGACGATCGACTGGCCGCCGCCATCGTGGCGCGGGAGCAAGCCGCGCTGACCGGAATCCCCGAGTCCTTGCGCACACTCCCCCAGGATCGACTCGCACTCAAGTCCCGGGACCTGATGGGGGTCGACGTGCTAAGGCGCTTCTTCGCGGAGGGTGAGGACGCGATCCCTTCTTCCCAGGCTGGCAGTGCGCTGCCGCAAGTCCCCGGGCTGAGCGACCTTCTGGATGCGATCGCCGCCGATGGCCACGGCCTGGTGATGCTGATGGGCAAGGGCGGCGTCGGCAAAACCACGCTCGCCGCGGCCATCGCGCTGGGGCTGGCGCGGCGCGGGTTGCCGGTGCATCTCAGCACCTCGGACCCGGCCGCGCATCTGGGCGAGACCCTGCCTGACAGCGTCGAGCATCTGTCGGTGAGCCGGATCGATCCGCGGGTCGAAACCGAGCGCTACCGGGCCCACGTGCTGGAAACCAAGGGCAAGGACCTCGACGCCCAAGGCCGCGCCTTGCTGGAAGAGGACCTGCGTTCGCCCTGCACCGAGGAAATCGCGGTGTTCCAGGCCTTTTCCCGCATCATCCGCGAAGCCGGGCAAAAGTTTGTGGTGATGGACACGGCCCCCACCGGCCATACCCTGCTGCTTCTCGACGCCACCGGTGCCTATCACCGCGAGGTGGCCCGCCAGATGAGCACAGGCCAGCATTTCACCACGCCCATGATGCGTCTGCAGGACCCGAAGCGGACCAAGGTGCTGATCGTCACTCTGGCGGAATCGACGCCGGTTCTGGAGGCCGCCCATCTTCAGGACGATCTGCGGCGCGCGGGGATTGAACCCTGGGCCTGGGTCATCAATCAGAGCCTCGCGGCAGGGCGCACCCGTTCGCCGTTGTTGCGGCAGCGCGCCAGCAACGAACTGGCGCAGATCGAGGCGGTGGCGACCCGTCATGCCGCGCGCTATGCGGTGGTCGCGCTGCAGCCGGAGGAACCGGTCGGCGCTGCGCGACTTCAGGTCCTGGTTGGAATGACGATTGAATCCGCCACCGACTGAAATGGCGGCTCAAAGCAGCCTGTTCTCGAAACCCATCCGAAGGGAAATGAAGTGAATCGAACACCGATGAACGTGCTGGTGCTCTGCACCGGCAACTCCTGCCGCAGCATACTTGGCGAGGCCCTGATCAACCACCTGGGTCAGGGCCGGTTCAAGGCCTTTAGCGCCGGCAGCCATCCCGTGGGCAAGGTTAATCCACATGCCCTGGCCACCCTGGCCCGCCACGGACTTCCCACCGAAGGCTACCGGAGCCAATCCTGGGATGAGTTCGCGGATGCGAACATCGACATTCTCATCACCGTATGTGCATCCGCTGATGGAGAAACCTGTCCAGTTTACCTGGGTTCGGCGGTGCGCGGCCACTGGGGGCTGCCTGACCCGGCCCATGTGGAGGGACCGCCGGAAAAAATCGAGGCCGCCTTCGAGGCCACTTATGCCGCTCTGGAGCGGCGCATCAGGCGGCTGCTGGACCTGCCTGCGGACACCCTGTCCAAAGCCGAGTTGGCTGAAGCGCTGAACCGCATCGGCCGCGAATCCGATTGAGCTTCAAGGAGAATTTTGTGATGAGCACTCTACAGAACATCACGCCGGCTGCCAAGCGCATGAGCCTGTTCGACCGTTATCTCACAGTCTGGGTGGCGCTTTGCATGGGGGTCGGGGTACTGATCGGAAAGCTTCTCCCCGAGCCCGTCGCGGCGCTGCGCACTGTGGAGATCTCCCACATCAACCTGCCTATCGCCGGGCTGATCTGGCTGATGATCTACCCCATGATGCTGAAAGTGGATTTCGGCTCGGTGCTGGAGGTGGGCCGAAACCCCAAGGGCCTGCTGGTGACCCTGTTCGTCAACTGGCTGGTGAAGCCCTTCAGCATGGCGCTGCTAGGCTGGGTGTTTTTCCGGTATCTGTTCCTGCCCATTATCGGAGCGGAAGCGGCAGATCAGTACACCGCAGGCGTGATCATCCTGGCGGCCGCGCCCTGCACCGCCATGGTGTTCGTCTGGAGTTATTTGACCGACGGCGATCCTGCCTACACCTTGGTGCAGGTGGCGGTCAACGACCTGATCATGCTGGCGGCGTTTGCCCCGATCGTGAAGTATCTGGTTTCCGGTGCCTCGGGCCTGGAAGTACCTTTCGACGTATTGCTGTGGTCGGTGATCGTGTTCATCGCGATTCCCCTGAGCGCCGGCGTCCTGACCCGAAAGCTGCTGTTGGGTCTCAAGGGCCGCGCATGGTTCGAGCAGGCTTTCCTGCCGCGCCTGCACCCGGTTGCCATTAGCGCGCTGCTGCTCACCCTGGTGCTGATCTTTGCTTTCCAGGCCGATAACCTGACCACGCGCTGGCTGCATGTGGGCCTGATTGCCGTGCCCATCCTGATCCAGGTGTATTTCAATGCCGGGCTGGTGTACGGATTGATGCGGCTGTTCAAGGTCGAGTATGCGGTGGCCGCGCCCGGCGCCCTGATCGGCGCCAGCAACTTCTTTGAATTGGCGGTGGCGACGGCAATCACGCTGTTCGGGCCGGAATCCGGCGCGGCCCTGGCCACGGTAGTGGGCGTGCTGGTGGAAGTGCCGGTCATGCTCTCGGTGTGTTCCGCGTGCAACGCCACCCGCGGCTGGTTCCCGGAGCGGCGCCCATGACGGAGGAGCCGATACTGGAATCGGTGCTGACCTGCCCGCATTGCGGTCACGCCCGACGTGAGATCATGCCCACCGATGCCTGCCAGTTCTACTATGAATGCACCGCCTGCAAAACGCTTCTCAAGCCTCTTCCGGGTGACTGCTGCGTCTTCTGCTCCTTTGGTTCGGTGAAATGTCCGCCAGTGCAGCAGGCCGCGGGTTGTTGCCGCTCGTGAGCGCATAGAAAAAGACCACCGCAATTCGTGGAATTGCGGTGGTCGAAGGGGTTAGGAGATTGACTCGTATGGGTTGGCGCGTCCCTGCGCTCTCTTCGCTTACTTGATTAGCGGTCTTCGCCTGGCTCCATCGCCTTGATTTCTATGGTGCGGTCGTTTGCACTGTCCGGATGCTGGATGTTGACCCAGGCGCGGTTCGGGTTGAAGGGATCAAAGTAGAGGCCGGTGAACTCGGAACCGACGGTGCCATTGGACGCCCAGCGGGCCAGGCCTTCACCCGGATCGGTCAGGTCGCCATCCTGGTTCCGGTCCTTGGCGAACCAGATGTCGTCGTTAACGCCGCCTGGCTGATCCTCCACGACGTAGATATTGCCCTCGGCGTCGATGGCCAGGTTGTCCGGGTTAGTCAAGGCAGCGCCGATGGCCAGACCGCTGGCCAGATCCAGGGTGTTGCGGTTGGCGAAAACCGAGATCTTCTGATTCTTTAGATCCATCCGGTACACCTCGTGGGTCGTGGTGGTTGCCACGTAGAGGTACTCGCGACCCTTGACCACCTGGATCTGCAGGTCTTCCGGACGCTGATAGTCAGTACCCTTGAATGCGGGCAGATCGGTGGTGTTGCGGCCGTCCACGGAGGTCACACCGTTGGTGTCGGTGATGACCAGGGCGCCGGGCAGGCCGTTACCCTCCTGGTCGGTGATAGGCACCCACTCGTAGGCGCCGGTGGCGTTGGGCGTCAGGCCATCGCCCACGCGCAGCACGAAGGTCTGCCCGGCGGCGAAGTAATCAGCCTTGCCGCGCAGTACGTCGATCATGCGGGCCTTGGGCGTGTACTTGTAGATGCAGCCGCCGTTCAACTCGTCGATGAAATACATGTTGCCGTCACCGTCGAACTGGATGCCCTCGTGGGAGGTGCGCGGGATCACGTTCTGGTGCACGAAATCAGCGCCGTCGTTGCTGGCGGCGTTAAAGGGCTCTTTGATGCCCGGGGCATTGGTGGGATTCTTCAGCTCGAACAAGCGGCCGTAGGGGCTGGTGGCGCCGGCCGGGTTGGTGCTCCAGCTTTCCTCGGCGGTGATGAGAGTGCCCCAGGGTGTCCAGTAGGAGGCGTCAAAGGAGACATGGGCGCCGGCTGCCGGGCTGAACCAAAGCGTTTCGGTCTTGCCGGTCTTGCGGTCATACCGCTGCACGCCGGCCTGGCCGGTTTCGAACACGGTAAACAGGTAACGGCCTTTGTCCTTGCCGGTCTCGTTCAGGGTCAGCATGTCCCAGTTGCCGCTGTTGGGAATGCCGGCGGCGAGCTGAGCCTGGCGTTCGCCGATGGATTTCTGGGTGAAATTTGGGCTGCTCAGAGTGACCGGCGTGGATTCATCCAAAGTCGGGCCAGCAGAGGCCGCCAGCGGAGTGAATTTGTCGAAGCGGGTTTCAGCGGCGAAGGCCGTGGAGCCTGCCAGCAGCAGGCCAATGGCAATAGCCAGCTCTCTGCGTGGAAAAGAGGGGTTCATCGTGTAGCTCCGGGTCATTTTTGATTCTTGAGTGGAATAAGCGGCCCCGGCGCCAACCGGGGGCGAGCATAGGTCATCCGGTCATGGACTGATCTGACTGGGCCCCGCTAAAGTAGAGCCGCTGTGTAAAAGCTGTGTGACAGGGGCGTTATGGTTGTTTGACAACCCGTGCTGTGGCTTTTTAGGCGGCGCCTATGACATGCGGTCTTCCAACCTCAGGGCTGCCTGATGGGGCGTTGATTGCAACAGTCGGTTTAGCAGGGTGGTCTTGCCGCTGCCACGAATGCCGCAGAGTACCGTGACCGGGAGCATCTATGGGAACATGGGTTCCATGAGGTTGCCGTTATCTTTCGCATGCGGCTGATCGCTCGTTACGCTGGTATCCCGCGGCGATAGTCGCCGTTCGGTTCAATAGGTGATGCGTATCCCCACTTCGGCGCCACGGCCGGGTTCGGGCGCGAAATTACGCAGGTACGAGGTGGAGTTCCTGATGTTCTCGTTGAGCAGGTTGTTGCCCTTGGCGAAGACCATGAGCTTGGCGTCCTGATAAGCCTGTACCTGATAGTCGACGCCGACATTGAGCAGGTTGTAGCCGTCGGTCTTGGATTCGAAGTCGCCGGCGTAGGGCTGCGAGTCGGCTCGGGTATAGCGCACATAGCTGGAAAGCTCGTCCAGCGTGTAGTCGAACTGGACCCCATAGCGCAGCGGCGGCATGCGCGGAACGTCGCCGCCCTGGGCGAACTCGCCGCGGGTGTAGTCGCTGAACAGGGTCATGTCCAGCAGACCATAGGATGTTTCCATCAGCGGAAAGATCAGCTTCGCTTCATATCCCTTGAAGGTCGCGTCGCCCTGCGAGGAGACGACCAACGGGGCGCACTCCTCGTTGCCCAAGCAGGGCTCGCCATGCTCGTTGACAAACTCGCCGGTGCGCCGGAGGTAGATGTAGTGGTTGGCCCAGTTATGGAACAGGTCCACCTCGGCCCGCATCCACGATGCATTGAAGCGGTAGCCCAGATCCAGGTTGTAGGAGGTTTCCTCGGTGAGCGAGGTATCGCCCCGCTCGAAACTGCGGGTCGCGTGATGGAAGCCGTTGGAGAGCAGTTCCTGCACCTGTGGCGCGCGCGAGGAACGGGTGATGGCGAGGTTCAGACGGTTGCTGTCGTCGATTTTCCAACTGGCCGATGCCGAGGCCGACACCGGCGTGTAGTCGAAACTCGGGCCGCTCTTGGGATCGATGCTGGTCTGTTCGACGCGTAAGCCGAGTTGATAGGTGACAGGCCCTAGGTCCAGGGATTCCACGCCGAACACGCTGAAGCTCTGGATCAGCGAGCGCGGCACCAGAACCTCGACTTCCACGTGTTCCTCCTCTCCGGCATGGTCTTCCCCACCTCCTTCGTCCTTGTGATGGTGGTAATGTTCACCGAAGAAATCGCTGGACTGGGCCTGAAAGCCCACCACGCCGCGTACCGGGCCGATGTCCTGATGGGTAAGCTCCAGCCGGCCCTCGAAGGTTTCATTGCTGAAGAAGGCGCCCTTCTCGCCATTGGCGATCTCCGTGTGCTGATAATCGGTGTAGCCCAGGCGCGAGCGTATCAGCTTGGCGAAGGGGAAGGGGTCGTTGAGTTCGCTCTTGAAATCGTATTTGTTCTGGCGCAGGTCGATACGGACGGTTTCCTTGCCGGTACCATCGTCCGGCACGCCGTAATTGTTCTCCAGGCGGTTGTAGGAGGCGCCGGCAAACCCCGGATCGCCCACCCACGAGAGGCCGGCGGAGCCGCTGATGGTGTGGCCCCAGGTGTTGGGCAGGACGCCTTGCGGGTTGTTTACCACGTCCAGGGTCGGGTCGCTGACCCGAACTGCGTCCACGTCGATGGCGCGGCCGCCGATATCCATGTTGTTGCGCTCCCGGTAGAAGCCGTCGAGGTGGTAGGCGAACTGATCCTTGCCACCCTCGAACTTGAGCGCGGTGGTCTTTTCGTCGGCCACCGAGTCGTAGCGCTGCTCCACGGCTCCGCCCAGCAGCTTGTCCGGGCGGAATCCGGGAATACGGTTGTCAATGACATTGACCACGCCGCCGATGGCACCGCTGCCGTAGAGCAGGGTGGCGGGACCGCGCAGGACCTCGATGCGCTCCGCCAGGGTGGGTTCGATGCTGGTGGCGTGATCTGGGCTGATGGCCGAGGCGTCGTTGGCGCCAATGCCGTTGGCCAAGACCCGCACCCGGGGTCCTGTCTGTCCGCGAATCACCGGGGTGCCGACGCCGGGGCCGAAGGACTGACTGGACATGCCCTGCTCGAGCTTGAGCGTCTCGCCGATGCTGCGGCCCATTTTGAGCTGCAGTTCCTCGCCCTTCAGCACGGTGACGGGCATGGCCGAATCGGAGACTTTATCGCGCAGCGGGGCCGTCACCACCACCGTTTCCAGTTCCGTGGCCTGCTCGGCTGCTTTCGCCGAGTGCAAGGCCAGGCAGGCTAGCACGGCCGCAGCCAGGGCTCGGGATTCGATCAAGTTTGCATCCATTGATGTGATAAAAATGTTATATCGTAATTGGCTGGGGATGCGTCACTCTAGATCAAGCGGCGCCGGTGGCTCCCCGAGACAAGTCATTCCCGATGCGTAAGATCGTCGCCGATCGGTAGGGCCGATTCGCCAAGCACAGCCACTGATTGT from the Methyloterricola oryzae genome contains:
- a CDS encoding putative porin produces the protein MKADRKAIAAVVACVLASPAVADEKAELLKLRNTTLNLIDMLVEQGILDKSKAKKMVESAESKAEKEAAEERQKEEKAAAASTATGSAAGGAVAAKGGKTPPPGTVRVTYVPAFVKEEIRNEVRAELTKDVVKEVKAQAKEEKWGIPAALPDWVNRFKLSGDMRLRGEGDFFGDDNQEFSYIDWPAVNKDDSFTDLGPNAYFNTTHDRERYRMRMRLALEAQIADNFKAGVRLATSNDRSPISVNQTLGQYGRQYELALDRAFVEYDHITEDKTNWFTVWGGRFGNPWLATDNVFDSDLSFEGLAGTFRLPIGEQIPLKNDYFRSGPQFRQINYGVTQPNSLFLTVGAFPLQEVQLSSHDKWFWGVQTGADWQFQDQSRLKAGIAYYDYRNTQAQPRQFNSDVDTDWTAPEFFTKGNTLMAIRNGANDPFGCANDICRVGLASNFQLLNITATYDFVRFDPIHLSLTAEYTKNLGFDEQQILQRAAPVGGLAGIVNYGDLKPRTNAFQVRFDVGYPEMKKLNDWGMFLAYKYLERDAVLDAFTDSNFHLAGTDAQGWIFGASYGLLTNTWLTARWMSTSSIDGPPLDVDLLLVDLNARF
- a CDS encoding ArsR/SmtB family transcription factor, coding for METRTAVRSLTALAQETRLAIFRLLVQAGPEGLAAGKISESLGLVPSSLSFHLKELARADLVSVRQEGRFLYYAADFQAMNALLAYLTENCCGGQPCEASAVSTCCPDEEVLT
- the arsD gene encoding arsenite efflux transporter metallochaperone ArsD, which translates into the protein MKKLEIFDPALCCSTGVCGTEVDQSLVNFAADVDWAKQNGASIDRYNLAQQPLAFAENAVVKSYLERSGPEGLPLVLLDGEVALAGRYPNRGELARWAGIEPPATEALTGGGCCKGSRCC
- the arsA gene encoding arsenical pump-driving ATPase; translation: MRFLDAPPRYLFFTGKGGVGKTSIACATAIRLAETGKCVLLVSTDPASNVGQVFGASIGPVICPIEAVKGLDALEIDPQAAAQGYRDRIVGPVRGLLPESVVRGIEEQLSGACTTEIAAFDEFTELLTDSERVAGYEHIVFDTAPTGHTIRLLQLPGAWSGFLEEGKGDASCLGPLAGLEKQRTQYKAALGALADRSRTRLILVARAQRASLGEVARTHEELAAIGLREQFLVINGILPASEAEDDRLAAAIVAREQAALTGIPESLRTLPQDRLALKSRDLMGVDVLRRFFAEGEDAIPSSQAGSALPQVPGLSDLLDAIAADGHGLVMLMGKGGVGKTTLAAAIALGLARRGLPVHLSTSDPAAHLGETLPDSVEHLSVSRIDPRVETERYRAHVLETKGKDLDAQGRALLEEDLRSPCTEEIAVFQAFSRIIREAGQKFVVMDTAPTGHTLLLLDATGAYHREVARQMSTGQHFTTPMMRLQDPKRTKVLIVTLAESTPVLEAAHLQDDLRRAGIEPWAWVINQSLAAGRTRSPLLRQRASNELAQIEAVATRHAARYAVVALQPEEPVGAARLQVLVGMTIESATD
- a CDS encoding arsenate reductase ArsC yields the protein MNVLVLCTGNSCRSILGEALINHLGQGRFKAFSAGSHPVGKVNPHALATLARHGLPTEGYRSQSWDEFADANIDILITVCASADGETCPVYLGSAVRGHWGLPDPAHVEGPPEKIEAAFEATYAALERRIRRLLDLPADTLSKAELAEALNRIGRESD
- the arsB gene encoding ACR3 family arsenite efflux transporter; the protein is MSTLQNITPAAKRMSLFDRYLTVWVALCMGVGVLIGKLLPEPVAALRTVEISHINLPIAGLIWLMIYPMMLKVDFGSVLEVGRNPKGLLVTLFVNWLVKPFSMALLGWVFFRYLFLPIIGAEAADQYTAGVIILAAAPCTAMVFVWSYLTDGDPAYTLVQVAVNDLIMLAAFAPIVKYLVSGASGLEVPFDVLLWSVIVFIAIPLSAGVLTRKLLLGLKGRAWFEQAFLPRLHPVAISALLLTLVLIFAFQADNLTTRWLHVGLIAVPILIQVYFNAGLVYGLMRLFKVEYAVAAPGALIGASNFFELAVATAITLFGPESGAALATVVGVLVEVPVMLSVCSACNATRGWFPERRP
- a CDS encoding GDCCVxC domain-containing (seleno)protein, with protein sequence MTEEPILESVLTCPHCGHARREIMPTDACQFYYECTACKTLLKPLPGDCCVFCSFGSVKCPPVQQAAGCCRS
- a CDS encoding alkaline phosphatase PhoX codes for the protein MNPSFPRRELAIAIGLLLAGSTAFAAETRFDKFTPLAASAGPTLDESTPVTLSSPNFTQKSIGERQAQLAAGIPNSGNWDMLTLNETGKDKGRYLFTVFETGQAGVQRYDRKTGKTETLWFSPAAGAHVSFDASYWTPWGTLITAEESWSTNPAGATSPYGRLFELKNPTNAPGIKEPFNAASNDGADFVHQNVIPRTSHEGIQFDGDGNMYFIDELNGGCIYKYTPKARMIDVLRGKADYFAAGQTFVLRVGDGLTPNATGAYEWVPITDQEGNGLPGALVITDTNGVTSVDGRNTTDLPAFKGTDYQRPEDLQIQVVKGREYLYVATTTTHEVYRMDLKNQKISVFANRNTLDLASGLAIGAALTNPDNLAIDAEGNIYVVEDQPGGVNDDIWFAKDRNQDGDLTDPGEGLARWASNGTVGSEFTGLYFDPFNPNRAWVNIQHPDSANDRTIEIKAMEPGEDR
- a CDS encoding GTP-binding protein, encoding MLPVTVLCGIRGSGKTTLLNRLLQSTPHQAALRLEDRMS
- a CDS encoding TonB-dependent receptor — encoded protein: MIESRALAAAVLACLALHSAKAAEQATELETVVVTAPLRDKVSDSAMPVTVLKGEELQLKMGRSIGETLKLEQGMSSQSFGPGVGTPVIRGQTGPRVRVLANGIGANDASAISPDHATSIEPTLAERIEVLRGPATLLYGSGAIGGVVNVIDNRIPGFRPDKLLGGAVEQRYDSVADEKTTALKFEGGKDQFAYHLDGFYRERNNMDIGGRAIDVDAVRVSDPTLDVVNNPQGVLPNTWGHTISGSAGLSWVGDPGFAGASYNRLENNYGVPDDGTGKETVRIDLRQNKYDFKSELNDPFPFAKLIRSRLGYTDYQHTEIANGEKGAFFSNETFEGRLELTHQDIGPVRGVVGFQAQSSDFFGEHYHHHKDEGGGEDHAGEEEHVEVEVLVPRSLIQSFSVFGVESLDLGPVTYQLGLRVEQTSIDPKSGPSFDYTPVSASASASWKIDDSNRLNLAITRSSRAPQVQELLSNGFHHATRSFERGDTSLTEETSYNLDLGYRFNASWMRAEVDLFHNWANHYIYLRRTGEFVNEHGEPCLGNEECAPLVVSSQGDATFKGYEAKLIFPLMETSYGLLDMTLFSDYTRGEFAQGGDVPRMPPLRYGVQFDYTLDELSSYVRYTRADSQPYAGDFESKTDGYNLLNVGVDYQVQAYQDAKLMVFAKGNNLLNENIRNSTSYLRNFAPEPGRGAEVGIRITY